One Micromonospora sp. FIMYZ51 genomic window carries:
- the gnd gene encoding phosphogluconate dehydrogenase (NAD(+)-dependent, decarboxylating), whose translation MQLGLIGLGRMGGNMRERLRAAGHEVVGLDHDLARSDVASVAELAEKLDAPRAVWVMVPAAVTDATIDEVAEVLTEGDIIIDGGNSRFSDDAPRAQRLNERGIGYLDVGVSGGVWGQQNGYGLMVGGAQEHVERLMPIFDSLKPEGEYGFVHAGPVGAGHYAKMVHNGIEYGLMHAYAEGYELMTASELVTNVPGVIKSWREGTVVRSWLLDLLDRALEEDPELTQLSDYTEDTGEGRWTVDEAIRLAVPLNVITASLFARFASRQDESPALKAVSALRQQFGGHAVRKR comes from the coding sequence ATGCAGCTCGGCCTGATTGGCCTCGGCCGAATGGGCGGCAACATGCGCGAGCGACTGCGCGCTGCCGGCCACGAGGTGGTGGGCCTGGACCACGACCTGGCACGCAGCGACGTCGCGAGCGTGGCGGAACTGGCCGAGAAGCTGGACGCACCCCGGGCGGTCTGGGTGATGGTGCCCGCCGCCGTCACCGACGCCACCATCGACGAGGTGGCCGAGGTCCTGACCGAGGGCGACATCATCATCGACGGCGGCAACTCGCGGTTCAGCGACGACGCGCCCCGTGCGCAGCGGCTCAACGAGCGGGGCATCGGTTACCTCGACGTGGGGGTGTCCGGCGGGGTGTGGGGCCAGCAGAACGGCTACGGCCTGATGGTCGGCGGCGCCCAGGAGCACGTCGAGCGGCTCATGCCGATCTTCGACTCGCTCAAGCCCGAGGGCGAGTACGGCTTCGTGCACGCCGGTCCGGTCGGTGCCGGCCACTACGCCAAGATGGTGCACAACGGCATCGAGTACGGCCTGATGCACGCGTACGCCGAGGGCTACGAGCTGATGACCGCCTCCGAACTGGTGACAAACGTGCCCGGCGTGATCAAGTCCTGGCGGGAAGGCACCGTGGTCCGCTCCTGGCTGCTGGACCTGCTGGACCGGGCGCTCGAAGAGGACCCGGAGCTGACCCAGCTGAGCGACTACACCGAGGACACCGGCGAGGGCCGCTGGACGGTGGACGAAGCGATCCGCCTCGCCGTGCCGCTGAACGTCATCACCGCCTCGCTGTTCGCCCGGTTCGCGTCCCGACAGGACGAGTCGCCAGCCCTCAAGGCCGTCTCCGCGCTGCGTCAGCAGTTCGGCGGGCACGCCGTCCGCAAGCGCTGA
- the recF gene encoding DNA replication/repair protein RecF, with protein MYVRRLELVDFRSYQRVGVDLEPGPNVLIGANGVGKTNLVEALGYVATLDSHRVATDAPLVRMGAAAAVIRCAVVHEGRELLVELEIVPGKANRARIGRSPARRARDVLGALRLVLFAPEDLELVRGDPAERRRYLDDLLVLRQPRYAGVRADYDRVVRQRNALLRTAYLARKTGGTRGGDLSTLAVWDAHLARHGAELLAGRLELVAALTPHVAKAYDAVAAGRGAAGIAYRPSVALVEPTTDRPALAELLAAALAESRTAEIERGTTLVGPHRDDLTLTLGPLPAKGYASHGESWSYALALRLAGYDLLRSDGIEPVLVLDDVFAELDTGRRDRLAELVGGASQLVVTCAVADDVPAALRGARYEVTEGAVRRVG; from the coding sequence GTGTACGTCCGCCGGCTCGAACTTGTCGACTTCCGCTCCTACCAGCGGGTCGGCGTCGACCTCGAACCGGGGCCGAACGTGCTGATCGGTGCCAACGGTGTCGGCAAGACCAACCTCGTCGAGGCGCTGGGCTACGTGGCGACCCTGGACTCGCACCGGGTCGCCACCGACGCGCCGCTGGTCCGGATGGGTGCCGCCGCCGCGGTGATCCGGTGCGCGGTGGTGCACGAGGGCCGGGAACTGCTGGTCGAGCTGGAGATCGTCCCGGGCAAGGCCAACCGGGCCCGAATCGGTCGATCCCCGGCCCGCCGGGCCCGTGACGTGCTCGGCGCGCTGCGGCTGGTGCTGTTCGCCCCGGAAGATCTCGAACTGGTCCGGGGTGATCCGGCCGAACGCCGCCGCTACCTCGACGACCTACTGGTGCTGCGCCAGCCCCGGTACGCGGGCGTGCGAGCCGACTACGACCGGGTGGTCCGGCAACGCAACGCCCTGCTGCGCACCGCGTACCTGGCCCGCAAGACCGGCGGGACCCGCGGCGGTGACCTGTCGACCCTGGCCGTCTGGGACGCCCACCTGGCCCGACACGGCGCCGAACTGCTCGCCGGCCGGCTGGAACTGGTCGCCGCGCTGACCCCGCACGTGGCCAAGGCGTACGACGCGGTCGCCGCCGGGCGCGGCGCGGCAGGCATCGCCTACCGGCCGTCGGTGGCGCTGGTCGAGCCCACCACCGACCGGCCGGCCCTGGCCGAGCTGCTCGCCGCGGCGCTTGCGGAATCCCGCACCGCAGAGATCGAGCGGGGCACCACCCTGGTCGGACCGCACCGCGACGACCTCACCCTCACCCTCGGCCCGCTGCCCGCCAAGGGGTACGCCAGCCACGGCGAGTCGTGGTCGTACGCGCTCGCTCTCCGGCTGGCCGGCTACGACCTGCTGCGCAGCGACGGAATCGAACCGGTGCTGGTCCTCGATGACGTCTTCGCCGAACTGGACACCGGGCGGCGGGACCGGCTGGCCGAGTTGGTCGGCGGCGCGAGTCAACTGGTGGTGACCTGTGCGGTCGCCGATGATGTGCCGGCCGCCCTGCGGGGCGCCCGCTACGAGGTGACCGAGGGAGCGGTGCGTCGTGTCGGATGA
- a CDS encoding DciA family protein — translation MSGPQLARAVLDAAKARREAAGRTRRRGTTGAGGGERRLRGYSGPGPDPRDPQLLGAVLDRLVKARGWQQPAAEATVFGAWERVVGPEVAQHSRPVKLENGELTVEARSTAWATQLRLLAGSLLQQIGREVGHNVVRKLHIHGPAAPSWSRGPRRVRGRGPRDTYG, via the coding sequence GTGTCCGGGCCGCAGCTGGCCCGAGCGGTGCTGGATGCGGCCAAGGCCCGGCGCGAGGCGGCCGGACGGACCCGGCGGCGCGGCACCACCGGTGCCGGCGGCGGCGAGCGGCGGCTACGCGGCTACTCGGGCCCGGGACCGGACCCACGCGATCCGCAGCTGCTCGGCGCGGTGCTGGACCGACTGGTGAAGGCGCGTGGCTGGCAGCAGCCGGCCGCCGAGGCGACCGTCTTCGGCGCCTGGGAACGGGTCGTCGGCCCCGAGGTGGCCCAGCACAGCCGGCCGGTGAAGCTGGAGAACGGCGAACTGACAGTGGAAGCCCGTTCCACCGCCTGGGCGACCCAACTGCGGCTGCTGGCCGGTTCGCTGTTGCAGCAGATCGGTCGGGAGGTCGGCCACAACGTGGTCCGGAAGCTGCACATCCACGGGCCGGCCGCGCCGTCCTGGTCGCGTGGACCACGACGGGTACGCGGTCGCGGCCCCCGCGACACCTACGGCTGA